Proteins from one Candidatus Neomarinimicrobiota bacterium genomic window:
- a CDS encoding insulinase family protein, translated as MQPHGSINKTVLDNGITVVSEHVDFVRSAAVGLWVEAGSRDETPENNGVAHFMEHMVFKGTENRSPFEIANAIENFGGQINAFTGKELTCFYARVLDDYLPDAIDVLSDITLHPLFLPNDIEREKSVVLEELSDIEDTPSDLIHELFVDQVFPNHPLGYNILGTRESIQNLSADKIREFTSHYYLPERLVVSVAGHVNHDALVKLVENSLGNMDSDITNPRTLTPPPASKTGARSHTNGQQQSHFVTGVRTFAYDDERRFALLVLNTILSGGMSGRLFQNIREQYGFVYSIYSFMDFYLDDGYFGVYVGTEKSRLEFMQEKVREELESLVNEQVSDAELGKVKTQVKGSIVLSLENMFNRMTRIAKQDIYYNEFQSMDEFMERVEAVTVEDLHKLAGELFRPDRFITSILKPSNNHS; from the coding sequence ATGCAACCTCACGGTTCCATCAACAAAACGGTTCTGGACAACGGCATCACGGTGGTGTCCGAGCACGTGGATTTTGTGCGATCGGCCGCCGTGGGGCTCTGGGTGGAGGCCGGTTCCCGGGATGAAACGCCGGAAAACAATGGCGTGGCGCATTTCATGGAGCATATGGTGTTCAAGGGGACGGAAAACCGATCCCCGTTTGAAATCGCCAACGCCATCGAAAACTTCGGCGGTCAAATTAACGCTTTCACCGGGAAAGAACTCACCTGTTTTTACGCGCGTGTTCTGGATGACTACCTCCCGGATGCCATAGATGTCCTGAGCGATATCACGCTGCATCCACTTTTCCTGCCCAACGATATCGAACGGGAAAAGAGTGTAGTATTGGAAGAACTCTCCGACATCGAAGACACCCCCAGCGATTTGATTCATGAACTCTTTGTGGATCAGGTTTTTCCCAATCATCCACTGGGATATAACATCCTCGGTACCAGAGAATCCATACAGAACCTCTCTGCAGATAAAATTCGGGAATTTACGTCGCATTATTATCTGCCGGAGCGACTGGTGGTCTCGGTCGCCGGACATGTGAACCACGACGCATTGGTAAAACTCGTAGAAAATTCGCTGGGAAATATGGATTCGGATATTACTAATCCGCGCACGCTTACGCCGCCTCCGGCATCAAAAACAGGCGCCAGGTCGCATACGAACGGTCAGCAGCAATCCCATTTTGTAACCGGCGTACGCACATTTGCGTACGATGATGAACGCCGGTTTGCGCTGCTGGTGCTTAATACCATCCTGAGCGGCGGGATGAGCGGCCGGCTCTTCCAGAATATCCGCGAGCAGTACGGATTTGTCTATTCCATTTACTCCTTCATGGACTTTTATCTGGACGACGGATATTTCGGCGTCTATGTCGGAACGGAGAAATCCCGGCTGGAATTCATGCAGGAAAAGGTAAGGGAAGAGCTGGAGTCTCTGGTTAATGAGCAGGTCTCCGATGCCGAACTGGGGAAGGTGAAAACCCAGGTAAAAGGCAGCATAGTGCTCTCACTGGAGAATATGTTTAACCGGATGACCCGGATTGCCAAACAGGATATCTATTACAATGAGTTTCAATCCATGGATGAATTCATGGAACGAGTTGAGGCAGTCACTGTAGAAGATCTTCATAAATTAGCAGGCGAACTGTTCCGGCCGGACAGATTTATTACGAGCATACTCAAACCGTCCAATAACCACTCTTAA
- the pnp gene encoding polyribonucleotide nucleotidyltransferase yields the protein MSISQKSIELAGRTLTIETGKMARQADGAVTVTYGDTVILATAVSEHEPTDFPYFPLMVDYREKGYAAGKVPGGFFKREGRPSDHEILSARLTDRPIRPLFPDGYMYDTQVMIAVISSDQENLADVLGTVGASAALTVSDIPFDGPIASVRVGRVDDEFRINPQLEDLEESDVNLIVAGNKESIMMVEGDAAEISEDEFIDALKAGHEAIKQLIQLQEDLAAELGVTKREFEVVKIDDEFRSKVEDAVPQEKIVEINSNTNKQERTQLRSELKESVKAQLEEEYPDQIGDVGDIIGNMLKTDVRERILESKVRIDGRKPTDIRDVSCEVGLLPRSHGSALFTRGETQSLTGVTLGTKMDEQQIDDLTQEYSKSFMLHYNFPPFSVGEVKPIRGVSRRETGHGHLAERSFKSVIPNAEEFAYTVRVVSDILESNGSSSMATVCAGSLAMMDAGVPIKAQVSGIAMGLVKDGDRYTVLSDILGEEDHYGDMDFKVAGTADGITAIQMDLKISGISFELMREALEQAKDGRGHIRDIMDKAIAEPRSQTSEYAPKIVSYKIPQDMIGQLIGPGGKNVKKIQEETGANIEIDDDGTVFISAESRDAGDTAMQMAQRYTAKPEEGKVYDGLVKRIENYGAFVEILPGKEGLLHISNIQDKRTENVTDILSVGDTVKVKLLKIDDRGRYDLSRKDVTDEEK from the coding sequence TTGAGTATATCACAGAAATCGATTGAATTGGCAGGACGCACACTCACTATAGAAACGGGCAAAATGGCTCGTCAGGCAGACGGGGCAGTAACTGTCACCTATGGTGACACCGTTATATTAGCCACCGCCGTCTCTGAGCACGAACCGACCGACTTCCCGTATTTTCCACTGATGGTGGATTACCGGGAAAAGGGATACGCCGCAGGAAAAGTACCCGGCGGATTCTTTAAACGAGAGGGGCGTCCAAGCGATCATGAAATTCTGAGCGCCCGGCTCACTGACCGGCCGATTCGACCGCTGTTTCCTGACGGGTACATGTACGACACGCAGGTGATGATTGCGGTTATTTCATCCGATCAGGAGAATTTGGCTGACGTCCTCGGGACAGTCGGTGCCTCAGCGGCGTTGACCGTCTCCGATATTCCGTTCGACGGCCCGATTGCTTCGGTGAGAGTCGGCCGCGTTGACGACGAATTTAGGATTAATCCGCAGTTGGAAGATCTCGAAGAATCCGATGTTAATTTGATTGTTGCCGGAAATAAAGAGAGCATCATGATGGTGGAAGGCGATGCCGCCGAAATTTCTGAAGACGAATTCATCGACGCGCTGAAAGCCGGCCACGAAGCAATTAAGCAGCTAATTCAGCTGCAAGAGGACCTGGCAGCCGAACTCGGCGTTACCAAACGGGAGTTCGAAGTCGTCAAAATCGATGATGAGTTCCGCTCAAAAGTCGAAGACGCTGTTCCGCAGGAGAAGATCGTCGAAATCAACTCCAACACGAATAAACAGGAACGTACGCAGTTACGCTCCGAGCTTAAGGAATCGGTCAAGGCGCAGCTCGAGGAAGAGTATCCGGATCAGATAGGTGATGTCGGAGATATCATTGGAAATATGCTGAAAACCGATGTCCGGGAACGGATCCTGGAATCCAAGGTGCGCATCGACGGCCGGAAGCCGACGGATATCCGCGACGTCTCCTGTGAGGTTGGCCTGCTCCCACGTTCTCACGGTTCCGCGTTGTTTACCAGAGGCGAAACGCAGAGTTTGACTGGTGTGACCCTCGGGACAAAGATGGACGAGCAGCAGATCGACGATCTGACGCAGGAATACTCGAAGAGTTTCATGCTGCACTACAATTTTCCGCCGTTCAGCGTAGGCGAAGTCAAACCGATTCGAGGCGTGAGTCGTCGCGAGACCGGTCACGGGCATCTTGCCGAGCGGTCTTTCAAATCGGTTATTCCGAACGCCGAAGAATTTGCATACACCGTTCGTGTTGTCTCCGATATTCTGGAGTCCAACGGTTCCTCCTCGATGGCTACGGTTTGCGCGGGATCGCTGGCAATGATGGATGCCGGCGTGCCGATTAAGGCACAGGTCAGCGGTATTGCCATGGGACTGGTGAAGGACGGCGATCGCTATACCGTGCTGAGTGATATTCTCGGCGAAGAGGACCACTACGGGGATATGGACTTTAAAGTGGCCGGTACGGCAGACGGTATTACGGCGATTCAGATGGATCTCAAGATATCCGGGATTTCCTTTGAACTGATGCGTGAAGCCCTGGAGCAGGCAAAAGACGGACGGGGACATATTCGCGATATTATGGATAAGGCGATTGCTGAGCCGCGCTCGCAGACTTCCGAATATGCGCCGAAGATCGTCTCCTACAAGATTCCGCAGGATATGATTGGCCAGCTCATCGGCCCCGGCGGGAAGAACGTGAAGAAGATCCAGGAAGAAACCGGCGCTAACATCGAGATCGATGATGACGGTACGGTATTTATTTCCGCCGAGTCCAGAGATGCTGGCGATACTGCCATGCAGATGGCGCAGCGCTATACGGCCAAGCCGGAAGAGGGCAAGGTCTACGACGGCCTCGTGAAGCGGATTGAAAACTACGGCGCCTTCGTCGAAATTCTGCCCGGGAAAGAAGGACTGCTGCATATCAGCAACATCCAGGACAAACGGACGGAAAACGTGACTGACATACTCTCGGTTGGCGATACTGTAAAGGTGAAACTCCTCAAAATCGATGACCGTGGCCGGTATGACCTCAGTCGCAAAGATGTAACGGACGAGGAAAAGTAA
- a CDS encoding bifunctional riboflavin kinase/FAD synthetase gives MVTIGSFDGMHYGHKQLIFQVQERSKALHVPSILITFQPHPKEVLLRDKEIPVELLTTTEEKKEILNNEFTIDHTVILPFTLEFSQVRALEFLEDYIIQPFSPSEMVVGYDHSFGKDREGDASFLRAHESEYGYTTHVVEEVRLSNDVTVSSSRIRSLLRDGKTLEAAHHLTRPYQVTGNVEHGEQRGQEIGFPTANIAISNEHKLLPEDGVYLVYVTGNDISSYGMCNIGYRPTFDEKQHTLEVHLLDAPTDSLYGRTLTIHFFHRLRQEQEFESVQDLIDQIEQDKQRSQAIITNENPWVQFQEEKITWL, from the coding sequence GTGGTAACGATCGGTAGTTTCGACGGAATGCATTATGGACATAAGCAGTTGATATTTCAGGTACAAGAGCGGTCGAAAGCGTTGCACGTCCCCTCTATTTTAATTACATTCCAACCGCATCCGAAAGAGGTGCTGCTGCGGGATAAAGAAATCCCGGTGGAGCTGTTGACCACAACGGAAGAGAAAAAAGAGATACTGAATAACGAATTCACAATTGATCATACAGTAATTTTACCGTTTACCCTTGAATTTTCCCAAGTGCGCGCGTTAGAATTCCTGGAGGACTATATTATTCAACCGTTCTCGCCATCGGAAATGGTTGTCGGCTATGACCACTCCTTCGGTAAAGACCGTGAGGGCGATGCTAGTTTTCTCCGGGCACACGAATCGGAATACGGATATACGACCCATGTAGTTGAAGAGGTGCGGCTTTCCAACGATGTCACCGTCAGCAGTTCACGTATTCGTTCGTTGCTGCGGGACGGAAAAACGCTGGAGGCTGCGCATCATTTGACCAGACCGTATCAGGTGACGGGGAACGTAGAGCACGGAGAACAGCGCGGCCAGGAAATCGGGTTTCCGACGGCAAATATCGCAATCTCCAATGAACATAAACTACTCCCGGAAGATGGCGTTTATCTAGTCTATGTCACCGGGAACGATATTTCATCCTATGGGATGTGTAATATTGGATATCGGCCTACTTTTGATGAAAAGCAGCATACCTTGGAAGTACATCTGTTGGATGCTCCGACAGATTCTTTATATGGACGGACCCTGACGATTCACTTTTTCCATCGCCTTCGCCAGGAACAGGAATTTGAATCGGTTCAGGATCTGATTGATCAAATAGAACAAGACAAACAAAGGTCTCAGGCAATCATTACCAATGAAAATCCATGGGTACAATTTCAGGAGGAAAAGATAACATGGCTTTGA
- a CDS encoding glycosyltransferase family 39 protein gives MGFDRFTLKQAAVVLGIAVMAYLAFFWRLDGALLWRDEATTANWGREVVQNETSLPKVWNGDQLIVQGSAGHDFNADFFPSMQGWLQFYVAATAFKIFGTTTYTARLLFAFLGMAGIGILFLIFRRIFGETRLALIAGVLCTLSLPYLHYVRQARYYALVLLISVLILLQIYRYMQDEEYAESIWPFVWLALLGILLFLSNYFTFILLWVGLSFAAPLTGGKRFVLGYLASSVVVAAVVVPIALTLHAPFISRAEITNWGYLQDYWGWFVMSLGRANYLFPLYLLLPAGIYFQFRHPEIPKIQSKFTWILWILIGVSVVGASIINKSNTFLRYQLHLIPMMLLLTGIYVYWIYQNYGKGAALIVLPLLLIYHNWSPVLNSSEAILKRQFARDQSYNGPMIRFLNENVRQDESVMFIPNQKGMVAYFYRPDLNWYGLLEANNPYNQPYKSKLPPTMFDDYQNIDWIVVSDMFSMPTRVDFGYELVWNYRYGPNAPDKQKADKNIYTPKQYTITQAESGDVQAPEYFDFYRIVSPNSR, from the coding sequence ATGGGATTTGACAGATTCACACTGAAGCAGGCGGCTGTGGTCTTGGGCATCGCGGTCATGGCCTACCTCGCATTTTTTTGGCGCTTAGATGGTGCCTTACTCTGGCGCGACGAGGCCACAACGGCAAACTGGGGCAGGGAAGTCGTCCAAAACGAGACTTCCCTGCCAAAGGTATGGAACGGTGACCAGCTGATAGTCCAGGGCAGTGCCGGACACGATTTTAACGCGGATTTCTTCCCGAGTATGCAGGGATGGCTTCAGTTTTACGTGGCTGCGACAGCTTTTAAGATCTTTGGAACCACTACGTACACTGCGAGACTTCTATTCGCATTCCTTGGAATGGCGGGGATCGGCATTCTGTTCCTCATATTTCGAAGGATATTCGGAGAAACGCGGCTTGCGTTGATTGCCGGGGTGCTGTGTACCTTAAGCCTGCCGTATCTGCACTATGTTCGGCAGGCGCGCTACTATGCGTTGGTTTTACTCATATCGGTGCTGATACTCCTCCAGATTTATAGATATATGCAGGATGAGGAATACGCGGAATCCATCTGGCCGTTTGTCTGGCTGGCTCTGCTGGGTATCCTGCTCTTCCTGTCAAACTACTTTACGTTTATTCTGCTGTGGGTGGGACTGTCATTCGCTGCGCCGCTGACAGGCGGCAAACGGTTTGTCCTGGGATACCTCGCCAGTAGTGTGGTTGTTGCAGCGGTGGTAGTACCGATCGCTCTGACACTCCACGCTCCGTTTATCAGCAGGGCGGAGATTACGAACTGGGGATATCTGCAGGATTACTGGGGCTGGTTCGTCATGTCCCTGGGACGGGCGAATTACCTCTTTCCGTTGTATCTACTGCTGCCAGCAGGGATATATTTCCAGTTTCGGCATCCGGAAATACCAAAGATTCAGAGCAAATTTACATGGATTCTCTGGATACTTATTGGAGTTTCCGTGGTGGGCGCCTCTATAATAAATAAATCGAACACCTTCCTCAGGTATCAACTACATCTTATTCCAATGATGTTGCTGCTCACCGGGATCTATGTATATTGGATTTACCAAAATTACGGAAAAGGTGCAGCGCTCATAGTTCTGCCACTCCTGCTGATCTATCATAACTGGAGCCCGGTGCTGAACTCATCGGAGGCGATTCTGAAGCGGCAATTCGCCCGGGATCAATCCTATAACGGGCCGATGATTCGCTTTCTGAACGAGAATGTCCGGCAGGACGAGAGTGTGATGTTCATTCCCAATCAGAAGGGCATGGTGGCCTATTTTTACAGGCCTGATTTAAACTGGTACGGTCTGCTGGAAGCAAATAATCCGTATAATCAGCCGTACAAAAGTAAGTTGCCGCCGACAATGTTCGACGATTATCAGAACATTGACTGGATAGTTGTTTCCGATATGTTTAGCATGCCAACCAGAGTAGATTTCGGCTACGAATTGGTATGGAACTATCGGTACGGCCCGAATGCCCCAGATAAGCAAAAGGCCGACAAAAATATTTACACTCCAAAGCAGTATACCATCACCCAGGCCGAGAGTGGAGATGTCCAAGCACCGGAGTATTTTGATTTTTATCGAATAGTTTCCCCGAATAGCCGATGA
- the truB gene encoding tRNA pseudouridine(55) synthase TruB, with translation MSPGIVLNINKPKGITSFSVVRHVRKITDEKKVGHAGTLDPFATGVLLVLVGRGATKRMKEFMRLRKQYRATLRFGLMTDTHDIDGTVEQDNEVRVSPKEVQSLARDFTGEIVQVPPMYSAKKFDGKPLYKYAREGKSVKRDPTRVTIHDITIGPVDGRDVTLDIACSKGTYIRALARDMGALTGTGVAVTKLECTAVGDYTVEAALPLNELGERWNSIVA, from the coding sequence ATGAGCCCGGGAATAGTCCTGAATATTAATAAGCCAAAAGGTATTACGTCATTTTCAGTAGTTCGGCACGTCCGAAAAATTACCGATGAAAAAAAAGTGGGGCATGCCGGCACCCTTGATCCATTTGCAACAGGAGTATTACTGGTGTTGGTGGGCCGCGGCGCAACCAAACGGATGAAAGAATTTATGCGTCTCCGAAAGCAATACCGGGCAACCCTGCGTTTTGGCCTGATGACGGACACCCACGATATCGACGGAACGGTGGAGCAGGATAATGAGGTCAGGGTTTCTCCGAAAGAGGTACAGTCCCTGGCTCGGGACTTCACTGGGGAAATTGTGCAGGTACCGCCGATGTATTCCGCGAAAAAATTTGATGGAAAACCGTTATATAAATATGCCAGAGAAGGCAAATCGGTAAAGCGGGATCCGACCAGAGTGACAATTCATGATATTACAATTGGTCCCGTAGACGGTCGGGATGTCACCCTTGATATCGCATGTTCAAAGGGCACATACATCCGGGCGCTGGCCAGAGATATGGGGGCGCTGACGGGTACTGGCGTGGCTGTAACAAAATTAGAGTGCACCGCCGTTGGCGACTATACGGTCGAGGCGGCTCTTCCATTGAATGAACTCGGGGAACGATGGAATTCCATAGTAGCATAA
- a CDS encoding Gfo/Idh/MocA family oxidoreductase, with protein sequence MEKNDFKMDRREFITKSGTAAAGVMLAPSLSGLFAQASSVNKMKLAMVGTGHRGTGMWGKSVANQYGDYVEFVGLCDINSGRVEWARQHMGVNCPTYTDFEKMINETHPDVLIVTTIDATHHEFIIKGMQMGCDIITEKPMTTDEKKCQAILDAERETGQNVIVTFNYRYSPHRRKIKEMIMEERVGKILSADFNWYLDIYHGAAYFRRWHRLRENSGTLLVHKSTHHFDLMNWWLDTDPQEVTAFGDLDFYGKNNDFRYTNCRPCPHKEKCDFYWDITQNERYMEMYVENEEYDGYLRDGCVFREDIDIYDKRTLSVKYANNTLLSYSLINFAPYEGYRIAFNGTKGRIEAWIHERQPWPRNNYDEIRVTDNFGETELIKIPHGGGGHGGGDTRLKDKIFKDPDMADPLKQSAGTRDGAMSILVGIAADKSIQQGGQPVKIADLTDLAPQAVRPS encoded by the coding sequence ATGGAGAAAAATGATTTTAAAATGGATCGACGGGAATTTATTACTAAATCGGGTACTGCGGCAGCCGGTGTGATGTTGGCTCCTTCACTTTCCGGTTTGTTTGCACAGGCAAGCTCGGTGAATAAAATGAAACTCGCCATGGTCGGGACCGGACACCGGGGCACAGGAATGTGGGGAAAATCCGTCGCTAATCAGTACGGAGATTATGTGGAATTTGTCGGACTATGTGACATTAATTCGGGGCGTGTGGAGTGGGCACGTCAACATATGGGCGTAAACTGCCCGACCTACACCGATTTTGAAAAAATGATTAATGAGACTCATCCTGACGTGCTTATCGTAACCACTATTGACGCCACCCACCACGAGTTTATTATCAAGGGGATGCAGATGGGGTGTGACATCATCACAGAGAAGCCGATGACTACCGATGAAAAAAAGTGTCAGGCGATACTCGATGCGGAGCGGGAGACGGGTCAGAATGTTATTGTCACCTTTAACTATCGCTATTCCCCGCACCGACGGAAAATTAAAGAAATGATAATGGAAGAACGTGTGGGAAAGATCCTCAGTGCGGATTTCAACTGGTACCTGGATATCTATCACGGGGCGGCATATTTCAGACGCTGGCATCGGCTGCGTGAAAATTCAGGCACGCTGTTGGTTCATAAGTCGACCCACCATTTTGACCTCATGAACTGGTGGCTGGATACCGATCCGCAGGAGGTGACGGCGTTTGGCGATCTGGACTTCTATGGGAAAAACAATGATTTTCGCTATACCAATTGCCGCCCATGTCCCCATAAAGAGAAATGCGACTTTTACTGGGATATCACCCAGAACGAGCGCTATATGGAAATGTACGTGGAGAACGAAGAATATGACGGATATCTCAGGGACGGCTGCGTTTTTCGGGAAGATATAGACATCTACGACAAGCGGACACTCTCGGTAAAATATGCCAATAACACGCTCCTCAGTTATTCCCTGATTAACTTCGCGCCCTATGAGGGATATCGGATTGCCTTTAACGGCACAAAGGGCAGAATTGAAGCGTGGATTCACGAACGACAGCCGTGGCCCAGGAATAACTACGATGAAATCCGGGTTACTGATAATTTTGGCGAAACGGAATTGATTAAAATTCCGCATGGCGGTGGTGGCCACGGCGGCGGAGATACCCGGCTTAAGGACAAGATCTTCAAGGATCCCGATATGGCTGATCCGCTTAAACAGTCCGCCGGCACCCGCGACGGCGCCATGTCAATCCTTGTGGGAATTGCTGCTGATAAGAGCATTCAGCAGGGCGGTCAGCCGGTTAAAATTGCTGACCTCACGGATCTTGCGCCGCAGGCTGTGCGTCCAAGTTAG
- the ald gene encoding alanine dehydrogenase, with the protein MIIGVPREIKNNENRVSVTPMGVEQLERHGHTVLIERNAGAQSGFSNEMYASYGADILDTAEEVFENADMIVKVKEPQPVEIEMIRPDQIVFTYFHFAASEELTKGFIGSDAIGIAYETVTLQDGSLPLLVPMSEVAGRMAVQEGAKYLERRMGGKGVLLGGVPGVEPAVVTIIGGGVVGTNAAKIASGLGAKVYVLDVDLDRLRYLDDVMPKNVFTMYSNQHNIRKMLESTDLLVGAVLIPGAKAPRLVTRDMLGLMDNGSVIVDVAVDQGGCIETVKPTTHEDPIFEVDGVIHYCVANMPGAVPNTSTIALTNATAPYALEIANRGIDDILRNDPELRGGLNVYKGKVTHKGVAEAFDLEYVPVDEAIG; encoded by the coding sequence ATGATTATTGGCGTGCCCAGAGAAATTAAAAATAATGAGAACCGTGTCAGCGTGACGCCCATGGGCGTGGAGCAGTTAGAACGGCATGGGCATACCGTACTTATTGAAAGAAATGCCGGCGCACAGAGCGGCTTTTCCAATGAGATGTATGCCTCGTACGGGGCCGATATTCTGGATACGGCCGAAGAAGTATTTGAGAATGCGGACATGATTGTGAAGGTGAAAGAGCCGCAGCCTGTCGAAATCGAAATGATCCGTCCGGATCAGATCGTCTTTACCTATTTTCACTTTGCCGCATCGGAAGAATTAACGAAAGGCTTTATCGGATCCGACGCTATTGGTATCGCATATGAAACCGTAACTCTCCAGGACGGTTCACTGCCGCTGTTAGTGCCGATGAGTGAGGTCGCAGGGCGAATGGCCGTGCAGGAGGGAGCCAAGTACCTCGAACGCCGTATGGGCGGTAAGGGTGTGCTGCTTGGCGGCGTCCCTGGTGTGGAGCCGGCTGTGGTCACCATCATCGGCGGGGGAGTTGTCGGGACCAATGCAGCAAAAATTGCCTCAGGGCTTGGTGCGAAGGTGTACGTCCTCGATGTCGACTTAGATCGTCTGCGTTATCTTGATGACGTGATGCCGAAGAACGTTTTTACCATGTATTCCAACCAGCATAATATTCGCAAGATGCTGGAATCGACGGATTTACTCGTGGGGGCAGTGTTAATTCCAGGCGCCAAAGCCCCGCGGCTGGTCACCAGAGATATGCTGGGTCTGATGGACAACGGTTCGGTCATCGTGGATGTAGCTGTTGATCAGGGCGGCTGTATCGAAACGGTCAAACCAACCACCCATGAAGATCCCATCTTTGAGGTTGACGGTGTTATCCATTATTGCGTGGCGAATATGCCCGGTGCCGTGCCGAATACTTCGACCATTGCACTGACAAACGCCACCGCTCCGTATGCACTGGAAATCGCCAACCGGGGCATCGATGACATACTCCGCAACGATCCGGAATTACGCGGTGGTTTGAACGTATACAAGGGCAAGGTGACACACAAAGGTGTCGCCGAGGCGTTTGATTTGGAGTATGTGCCGGTGGATGAGGCGATAGGCTAA
- a CDS encoding MerR family transcriptional regulator, with protein sequence MDKKPIKKLYYSIGEVSEMTELKPYVLRYWETEFPILNPSKNRAGNRVYRDRDIQLIFHIKDLLYEQKYTIEGARQQLENYNPDEPEQSSENGSGSESAELQKNVEQLKHELKEILELLDE encoded by the coding sequence ATGGATAAGAAACCAATTAAAAAGTTATACTACTCCATCGGTGAAGTCTCGGAGATGACGGAGTTGAAACCTTACGTCCTTCGGTACTGGGAAACCGAATTTCCGATACTGAATCCATCCAAGAACAGGGCGGGAAACCGGGTCTACCGCGATCGGGATATTCAGTTGATTTTTCACATCAAAGATCTATTGTACGAGCAAAAATATACCATTGAAGGCGCCCGCCAACAGCTGGAAAATTACAACCCGGATGAGCCGGAGCAGTCAAGTGAGAATGGATCAGGATCTGAATCAGCCGAACTCCAGAAGAACGTAGAGCAACTGAAACACGAACTGAAGGAAATTCTGGAGCTGCTGGACGAATAG
- a CDS encoding FAD:protein FMN transferase, whose product MTAHYNALYAMGTRLEIVLPGISERQFQSVFSSIKQEVNRIENSLTIFTSTSFIRHLNTHASEKSVPVNKEIWSLVTKCLELTRRTNGAFDITTTPVEDLRRNKQNSSGDWNSLSKDEVVEKLNHIGSEVIRLYKNDHSIKFIRSGVKLDFGAVGKGYALDRIRAILNRSGVKNAFINFGESTIYTRGEHPAGSPWTIEIPPPEFTPGESSVAISLDEMFLSTSASIRSDRQTDMHQPHILDPRSGEPMSERRQVSVTSSTGLEAEALSTAMVVLSKDERDSVIHRFPYSTIVKIFTSHSNNSIAETSREQLRG is encoded by the coding sequence ATGACCGCTCATTATAACGCCTTGTACGCCATGGGCACCCGGCTTGAGATTGTGCTCCCGGGTATATCCGAGCGGCAGTTCCAATCCGTGTTTTCGAGTATAAAACAGGAAGTAAACAGGATCGAAAACAGCCTGACAATCTTTACCAGCACAAGTTTTATTCGCCATCTGAACACCCATGCCAGTGAGAAATCTGTCCCTGTCAATAAGGAAATTTGGTCCCTGGTGACAAAGTGTCTCGAGTTAACACGTAGGACAAACGGTGCGTTCGATATCACTACGACTCCGGTGGAAGATCTCCGGAGAAACAAGCAAAATTCTTCCGGGGATTGGAATTCTCTTTCCAAAGATGAAGTGGTCGAAAAGTTGAACCACATCGGGAGCGAAGTCATCCGGTTGTACAAAAATGACCATTCAATAAAGTTTATCCGCTCAGGGGTCAAACTCGACTTTGGTGCAGTCGGAAAGGGCTATGCTCTGGACAGGATCAGGGCGATTTTAAATCGTTCCGGAGTAAAAAACGCCTTCATCAATTTTGGTGAAAGTACTATTTATACCAGGGGAGAGCACCCTGCCGGATCTCCCTGGACAATCGAGATACCTCCGCCTGAATTTACTCCGGGAGAGAGTAGTGTAGCAATATCTCTGGATGAAATGTTTCTATCGACCTCAGCTTCTATTCGATCGGATAGGCAAACCGATATGCACCAGCCGCACATTCTGGATCCCCGGAGCGGGGAACCGATGTCGGAAAGGCGGCAGGTCTCGGTGACTTCGTCGACTGGGCTCGAAGCAGAAGCGCTTTCTACCGCAATGGTTGTACTTTCCAAGGATGAGCGGGATTCGGTGATTCATAGATTCCCCTATAGCACGATCGTTAAAATATTTACCAGCCATTCAAACAATAGTATCGCGGAAACATCCCGGGAGCAACTGCGTGGGTAA
- the rpsO gene encoding 30S ribosomal protein S15 — protein MALTKEEKQEVLSEYGISDNDTGSSEAQVALLTKRIGKLTQHLQANSQDHSSRRSLMQMVGKRRRLLNYLIKHDIDRYRNLITNLGLRK, from the coding sequence ATGGCTTTGACTAAAGAAGAAAAGCAGGAAGTCCTGTCCGAATACGGAATTAGTGATAACGACACTGGTTCTTCCGAGGCACAGGTTGCTCTGCTGACAAAACGAATCGGAAAATTAACGCAGCACCTGCAGGCGAACTCGCAGGACCACTCCAGCAGACGCAGTCTGATGCAGATGGTTGGGAAACGCCGCCGGTTGCTGAACTATCTCATTAAACATGATATCGACAGGTATCGCAATCTAATTACGAATCTCGGTCTCCGGAAGTAG